The following proteins come from a genomic window of Brevibacillus antibioticus:
- the smc gene encoding chromosome segregation protein SMC has translation MYLKRLELAGFKSFADRTELEFVPGVTAVVGPNGSGKSNVSDSIRWVLGEQSAKSLRGAKMEDIIFAGSDKRKPVNFAEVTLTLDNTDRSLDVEYSEVSVTRRVYRSGDSEYYINNRSCRLKDIMELFMDTGLGKEAYSIIGQGKIEEILSTKSEDRRGIFEEAAGIVKYKTRKREAEKKLDDTEQNLVRIHDIVSEITEQIGPLQEQAETAKTYKELHCQLVEHEVALYVQQIEVAHTKWEAATGRVEELKHLLIGQTTEASKQEAELEQARFHVTQIDQSIEELQQVLLTVSEETEKVEGQREVLRERMRNLNANRQQTMEQMHRITEKQHGLEAELAEEQERAKEADRRMTEAHASLQEAEGQFFSMVQSLTDDVERLKSDYFEKLNEMANLRNENRHQEQLLKTSEARVERQLSGKKQLDDEEEQRLAQLSQLQDQLEKIVSTIQETGVRYKELVEGMPEGQARLETARRELRHWEQKREAAKSRFDLLKEMQSEFAGFQQGVKEILKARERGFKGIHGAVAELVVVPQQYETAMEVALGGALQNVVVDDEASGRAAIAHLKQHNAGRATFLPLDVIRPRTLQASDKRQLEAESGVVGIASELVTFEEAYRPILEGLLGNVIITEKLEQANRVARTLGYRYRVVTLEGDIVNAGGSMTGGALKKNSTNLLGRNRQSEELEAQLVEIDQAISGHTTLMEQLTKELAQMQQEQEALRTEGESLRLKEQEVKGLLQQKESEGRSLGERAKLVEQDIEGYRREMEEAKRKQEQLQASLTAMEQEEKELGAQIAEAEAKRQEQLESKEEMNQKITSLKVLNAQVKQEYQSRLEQTERLLEQKSQLQREWEEQNANLASLDELERTNESSGLELDQRISELRQDKDRVAGLIQERRSERATLFYKQEQVEQQVKEIRREVKSLEEKLHQEEVKVNRNEVELDHLLNKLSEEYEMSYDLAKQKYPARGEIQEETQVVNRLKKQIGALGTVNLGAIEEYERLSERQQFLSSQEADLNEAKDMLYQVIQEMDAEMSRRFKETFDAISEQFRDVFVQLFGGGRADLVLSNPDNLLETGIDIVAQPPGKKLQNLALLSGGERALTAMALLFAILRVKPVPFCVLDEVEAALDEANVNRFAEYMHYFSNQTQFICVTHRKGTMESADVLYGITMQEGGVSKLVSVKLEDSDKFIESAS, from the coding sequence ATGTATTTAAAACGCCTGGAGCTGGCTGGATTCAAATCCTTTGCCGATCGCACGGAATTGGAATTTGTACCAGGGGTAACAGCGGTAGTGGGACCGAATGGAAGTGGGAAAAGTAACGTTTCTGATTCGATCCGCTGGGTGCTGGGGGAACAGAGCGCGAAGTCGTTGCGTGGAGCGAAAATGGAAGACATTATTTTCGCGGGCAGTGACAAGCGCAAGCCAGTGAATTTCGCAGAAGTGACACTCACCTTGGACAATACAGATCGTTCGCTCGATGTGGAATATTCGGAGGTGTCCGTTACCCGCAGAGTGTATCGTTCTGGTGACAGTGAGTACTACATAAACAACAGATCCTGCCGTCTAAAAGACATCATGGAGCTGTTCATGGATACCGGGCTGGGTAAAGAAGCGTATTCGATTATCGGTCAAGGAAAAATTGAGGAAATTCTCAGTACCAAGTCCGAGGATCGCCGTGGAATATTTGAAGAAGCAGCCGGAATCGTCAAATACAAAACACGCAAGCGCGAGGCTGAGAAAAAACTCGATGACACCGAGCAAAATCTGGTTCGGATTCACGATATCGTCAGTGAAATTACGGAGCAGATCGGACCTTTGCAGGAGCAGGCAGAGACTGCAAAGACGTACAAGGAGCTTCATTGCCAGTTGGTTGAGCATGAAGTGGCTCTTTACGTGCAGCAAATTGAAGTCGCTCATACGAAGTGGGAGGCAGCTACAGGACGCGTAGAGGAACTCAAGCACCTGTTAATCGGACAAACGACCGAAGCATCCAAGCAAGAAGCTGAATTGGAGCAAGCGCGTTTTCATGTCACCCAAATCGACCAATCTATCGAAGAACTGCAACAAGTACTTTTGACAGTCAGTGAAGAGACCGAGAAAGTCGAAGGACAACGTGAGGTATTGCGGGAGCGTATGCGCAATCTCAATGCCAATCGCCAGCAGACGATGGAGCAGATGCATCGGATTACCGAGAAGCAGCACGGGCTTGAGGCAGAACTGGCAGAAGAACAAGAGCGGGCCAAGGAAGCAGATCGCCGAATGACCGAAGCCCACGCTTCGCTGCAAGAAGCAGAAGGTCAATTTTTTTCCATGGTGCAATCACTGACGGATGATGTAGAGCGTTTGAAGAGTGATTACTTCGAAAAGCTCAACGAAATGGCGAATCTGCGGAACGAAAATCGCCATCAGGAGCAGCTTCTCAAGACAAGCGAGGCTAGAGTCGAACGCCAATTGTCTGGGAAAAAACAGCTTGATGATGAAGAAGAGCAGCGACTAGCTCAGTTGAGCCAACTCCAAGATCAGCTGGAGAAGATCGTTTCTACCATTCAAGAAACCGGCGTCAGATACAAAGAGCTAGTCGAGGGCATGCCCGAAGGACAAGCCCGGCTTGAAACAGCCCGCCGAGAGTTGCGCCACTGGGAACAAAAGCGGGAAGCAGCGAAGTCGCGTTTTGACTTGTTAAAAGAAATGCAGTCGGAGTTCGCAGGGTTTCAGCAAGGGGTAAAAGAAATTTTGAAAGCACGCGAGCGGGGCTTCAAAGGGATCCATGGAGCGGTCGCTGAGCTCGTTGTCGTACCACAGCAATACGAGACAGCGATGGAAGTCGCATTGGGCGGCGCCCTGCAAAACGTCGTCGTGGACGACGAAGCATCCGGTCGTGCAGCCATTGCTCACTTGAAGCAGCACAATGCGGGTAGGGCGACATTTCTACCACTCGATGTCATTCGTCCGCGCACCTTGCAGGCAAGCGACAAGCGCCAGCTTGAGGCGGAGAGTGGAGTCGTTGGAATCGCGAGTGAGCTCGTGACCTTTGAGGAAGCGTACCGCCCCATCCTTGAAGGTTTATTGGGCAACGTCATTATTACGGAAAAGCTGGAGCAGGCAAACCGTGTGGCCCGTACGCTTGGCTACCGCTATCGCGTCGTGACGCTGGAAGGCGATATCGTGAATGCTGGTGGTTCCATGACAGGGGGGGCCTTGAAAAAGAACAGCACGAACCTGCTTGGACGCAACCGTCAATCAGAAGAGCTGGAAGCGCAGCTGGTAGAAATCGACCAGGCAATTTCTGGGCATACTACCCTTATGGAGCAGCTGACGAAGGAACTGGCGCAAATGCAGCAGGAGCAAGAAGCTCTGCGTACCGAAGGCGAAAGTCTGCGACTGAAAGAACAGGAAGTAAAAGGGCTCTTGCAGCAAAAAGAATCGGAAGGCAGATCCTTGGGCGAGCGAGCAAAGCTCGTTGAACAAGATATTGAAGGCTATCGCCGCGAGATGGAAGAAGCCAAACGAAAGCAAGAGCAGCTGCAAGCGTCTTTGACTGCCATGGAGCAAGAGGAAAAAGAGCTCGGAGCGCAAATCGCAGAAGCAGAGGCGAAGCGTCAAGAGCAGCTCGAATCCAAAGAAGAAATGAATCAAAAAATAACAAGCCTCAAAGTACTGAATGCGCAGGTCAAGCAAGAGTATCAATCACGCTTGGAGCAAACAGAACGTTTGTTGGAGCAAAAAAGCCAATTGCAGCGCGAGTGGGAAGAACAAAACGCGAACTTGGCATCTCTTGATGAGCTGGAGCGTACAAACGAATCGTCCGGGCTTGAGCTGGATCAGCGCATTAGCGAATTGCGCCAGGATAAAGACCGTGTAGCCGGCTTGATTCAAGAGCGGCGAAGTGAGCGGGCAACTCTCTTTTACAAACAGGAGCAAGTGGAACAGCAGGTGAAGGAAATCCGCCGTGAGGTCAAATCGCTCGAGGAAAAGCTTCATCAGGAAGAAGTAAAAGTCAACCGCAACGAGGTAGAGCTCGATCATCTGTTGAATAAACTCTCCGAAGAATACGAAATGAGCTACGATCTGGCGAAGCAAAAATATCCGGCACGTGGCGAGATTCAGGAAGAGACACAAGTGGTCAATCGTCTCAAAAAGCAAATTGGGGCACTTGGCACTGTGAATCTTGGCGCGATTGAGGAGTATGAGCGCCTGTCCGAGCGTCAGCAGTTCTTAAGCTCGCAGGAAGCTGATTTGAATGAAGCCAAAGACATGCTCTATCAAGTGATCCAAGAAATGGACGCAGAGATGTCGCGCCGCTTCAAAGAAACATTTGATGCGATCTCGGAGCAGTTCCGCGACGTGTTTGTCCAACTGTTTGGAGGAGGACGTGCAGATCTTGTACTCTCCAACCCAGATAACCTGCTTGAGACGGGCATCGATATCGTGGCACAGCCACCTGGCAAGAAGCTGCAAAATCTTGCGCTCTTGTCCGGGGGCGAACGTGCTTTGACTGCAATGGCCTTGCTATTTGCCATCCTGCGTGTGAAGCCAGTGCCATTCTGTGTATTAGATGAGGTAGAGGCCGCTTTGGATGAGGCAAACGTTAACCGTTTCGCCGAGTACATGCACTATTTTAGCAACCAGACGCAGTTTATTTGCGTCACGCACAGAAAAGGCACGATGGAGAGCGCAGACGTGCTATATGGTATTACGATGCAGGAGGGCGGCGTGTCCAAACTCGTCTCCGTGAAGCTGGAGGACAGTGACAAGTTTATCGAATCTGCCTCTTAA
- a CDS encoding YlqD family protein: protein MLTIFRTVQVKLIITEASRAALIDQYSQRLRLQRKEWEQWQFQSKKLLTEAKKKSADTYALAQEKIAQEERRRKEKIDHLTYTLQQVENLPEGSEIDYQTVQSPVSIQEGDVWDEMMSGTEIMIKDGLVHEIRLQTKNGNKEKEE from the coding sequence GTGCTTACTATATTTCGGACGGTACAGGTTAAACTGATCATTACGGAAGCATCACGGGCTGCTCTCATTGATCAGTATAGCCAACGACTTCGTTTGCAGCGTAAAGAGTGGGAGCAGTGGCAGTTTCAATCGAAAAAGCTTTTAACCGAGGCGAAGAAAAAGTCTGCGGATACATATGCGTTGGCGCAGGAAAAAATAGCGCAGGAAGAGCGGCGACGCAAGGAAAAGATAGATCACCTGACATATACCCTCCAGCAGGTAGAAAATCTCCCAGAGGGTAGCGAGATCGATTACCAGACTGTTCAAAGCCCTGTCTCGATTCAAGAGGGCGATGTCTGGGATGAAATGATGTCCGGAACGGAAATCATGATAAAAGATGGCCTGGTACATGAGATTCGGCTACAAACGAAAAATGGGAACAAAGAAAAGGAGGAATGA
- the rplS gene encoding 50S ribosomal protein L19 → MNQIIRELEKAQLKQDIPAFRPGDTVRVHVKVIEGQRERIQLFEGVCIRRRGTGVSETFTARKISYGVGVERTFPVHTPKIDKIEIVRHGKVRRAKLYYLRDRVGKAARIKEIRR, encoded by the coding sequence ATGAACCAAATTATCCGTGAACTGGAAAAAGCGCAATTGAAACAGGACATTCCTGCGTTCCGACCTGGTGACACTGTTCGTGTACACGTTAAGGTTATCGAGGGTCAGCGTGAGCGTATCCAGCTGTTCGAAGGCGTATGCATTCGCCGTCGCGGTACAGGTGTCAGCGAAACATTTACTGCTCGTAAGATTTCTTACGGCGTAGGTGTTGAGCGTACATTCCCAGTACACACGCCTAAGATCGACAAGATCGAAATCGTGCGTCATGGTAAAGTACGTCGTGCGAAACTGTACTATCTGCGCGATCGCGTAGGTAAAGCAGCTCGTATTAAAGAAATTCGTCGATAA
- the lepB gene encoding signal peptidase I produces MSEEITSSHKKKNELWEWIKALGIALVLAFLIRTFLFAPFIVEGESMESTLHNSEKLVVNKAIYFLQDPKPGEIIVFHAEKERDYIKRVIAVEGDTVEVKSDQLLVNGKVVEEPYLAQLKEQAKQQGEPFLTRDFPPVQIPADHIFVMGDNRLNSHDSRAIGPVTVSTVVGRAEFTFWPVEGIRLIR; encoded by the coding sequence ATGAGCGAAGAAATTACCTCCAGTCATAAGAAGAAAAATGAACTATGGGAATGGATAAAGGCACTTGGGATCGCTTTAGTCTTGGCGTTTCTTATTCGTACCTTTTTGTTCGCCCCGTTTATTGTAGAAGGCGAATCCATGGAAAGTACACTACATAACAGCGAAAAATTAGTTGTGAACAAGGCGATTTACTTTTTGCAAGATCCGAAACCTGGTGAAATCATCGTGTTCCATGCTGAAAAGGAGCGGGATTACATCAAGAGGGTCATTGCTGTTGAGGGTGATACAGTAGAGGTCAAAAGCGATCAACTGCTGGTCAATGGCAAAGTGGTAGAGGAACCGTATCTTGCACAATTAAAAGAACAAGCGAAGCAGCAGGGAGAGCCGTTTTTAACCCGCGATTTTCCCCCGGTGCAAATACCAGCAGACCATATCTTTGTGATGGGCGACAACAGGTTGAACAGTCATGACAGCAGAGCCATCGGTCCTGTTACCGTCAGTACGGTTGTTGGTAGAGCTGAATTTACTTTTTGGCCGGTTGAAGGAATTCGCTTAATAAGATAA
- the trmD gene encoding tRNA (guanosine(37)-N1)-methyltransferase TrmD: MRIDIFTLFPEMFTGVLSSSILGKASEKELVDFHVTNFRDFSESKHGTVDDTPYGGGGGMVLKPEPLFRAVEALTGEKKPRVILMCPQGVPYHQKLAEELAQEEHLVFICGHYEGYDERIREHLVTDEISIGDYVLTGGELAAMVVIDSVVRLQPGALGNQTSAVEDSFSTGLLEYPHYTRPADFRGWKVPDILLSGHHANIEIWRLKESLRRTKARRPDLLEKLELTDEMKKLLAELEQEKK, translated from the coding sequence ATGCGGATCGATATTTTCACGCTCTTTCCCGAAATGTTTACAGGTGTTTTATCCAGCAGCATTTTGGGAAAGGCAAGCGAAAAAGAACTGGTTGATTTTCACGTCACCAATTTTCGCGATTTCTCTGAGAGCAAGCACGGTACGGTAGATGACACCCCTTATGGCGGTGGCGGAGGAATGGTTTTGAAGCCTGAGCCGTTATTCCGGGCCGTAGAAGCCTTGACAGGAGAGAAAAAACCGCGAGTGATTCTGATGTGCCCACAGGGTGTGCCTTACCATCAGAAGCTTGCAGAAGAGTTAGCGCAAGAAGAACATCTTGTCTTCATTTGCGGTCATTATGAAGGGTACGACGAGCGAATTCGGGAGCATCTCGTCACGGATGAGATTTCCATTGGTGACTACGTTCTGACAGGGGGAGAGCTTGCGGCGATGGTGGTCATTGACAGTGTCGTTCGTTTGCAACCAGGAGCGTTGGGAAACCAGACGTCAGCCGTTGAGGATTCCTTTTCAACAGGATTGCTCGAATACCCTCATTACACAAGACCAGCTGATTTTCGCGGTTGGAAAGTACCAGACATACTGTTGTCAGGTCACCACGCCAATATCGAAATCTGGCGGTTAAAAGAATCGCTGCGGCGAACAAAAGCACGGCGTCCAGATTTGTTGGAAAAGCTCGAGCTGACAGATGAAATGAAAAAGCTATTGGCTGAATTGGAACAAGAAAAAAAGTAG
- the rpsP gene encoding 30S ribosomal protein S16 has product MAVKIRLKRMGSKKAPFYRVVVADSRSPRDGRFIEEIGYYNPVAQPAVVKIDTDKAVQWILNGAAPTDTVRNLLSKEGVMAKVHETKYGK; this is encoded by the coding sequence ATGGCAGTAAAAATCCGTCTGAAGCGTATGGGTTCCAAGAAAGCTCCTTTCTACCGTGTAGTAGTAGCTGACTCCCGTTCCCCACGCGATGGCCGTTTCATTGAAGAAATCGGTTACTACAATCCGGTTGCTCAACCGGCAGTGGTGAAAATTGATACCGACAAAGCGGTACAATGGATCCTGAATGGTGCAGCTCCAACTGATACCGTTCGTAACCTTCTCTCCAAAGAAGGCGTTATGGCTAAAGTGCACGAAACCAAATACGGCAAGTAA
- the ffh gene encoding signal recognition particle protein, whose protein sequence is MAFESLANRLQNAFDKLRGRGKIDETIVSEAMREVRLALLEADVNFKVVKDFVARVKERAVGQEVMKSLTPGQMVIKIVNEELVALMGGNVAQLTMAHRPPTVIMMAGLQGAGKTTTTGKLAKYLQKQNRKPLLVAGDIYRPAAIKQLQVLGDQLNVPVFTLGDQVSPVDIARQAIEHAKTNHLDVVLIDTAGRLHIDEALMDELKQIREVTKPDEILLVVDAMTGQDAVNVAESFNSQLELTGVVLTKLDGDTRGGAALSVKAVTGKPIKFAAMGEKLDALEPFHPDRMASRILGMGDVLSLIEKAQASVDEDKARDMERQMRQGEFTFDMFLDSMQQLRNLGPFEDILGMLPGMNKMKGKMNVDEKQIARVEAIAKSMTKQERANPDLLNASRRKRIASGSGTSIQEVNRFLKQFEEMKKMMKQFSGAADKMVKKSKKKGFGLPFMGKGGGNNQGGMNFPFNFKPPFK, encoded by the coding sequence ATGGCGTTTGAGAGCTTAGCCAATCGGCTGCAAAACGCGTTTGACAAACTGCGCGGCAGAGGGAAAATAGACGAGACCATCGTGAGTGAAGCGATGCGTGAAGTACGTCTGGCCCTGCTGGAAGCAGACGTTAACTTTAAAGTAGTAAAAGACTTCGTTGCTCGTGTCAAGGAGCGCGCAGTCGGTCAGGAAGTTATGAAAAGCCTGACGCCTGGTCAAATGGTGATCAAGATCGTGAATGAAGAGCTGGTCGCTCTGATGGGCGGAAACGTCGCTCAGCTCACGATGGCGCACCGACCGCCGACCGTCATCATGATGGCAGGTCTGCAAGGGGCAGGTAAAACGACCACAACCGGTAAGCTGGCCAAGTACTTGCAAAAGCAAAACCGCAAGCCACTTCTGGTAGCGGGAGACATTTACCGTCCTGCTGCGATCAAGCAGCTTCAGGTTTTAGGGGATCAGCTCAATGTCCCTGTCTTCACACTCGGTGATCAAGTCAGTCCTGTCGATATCGCTCGCCAAGCGATTGAACACGCGAAGACGAATCATCTCGACGTAGTCCTCATCGATACCGCAGGTCGCCTGCATATTGACGAAGCGCTGATGGACGAGTTGAAGCAGATTCGCGAGGTAACCAAGCCCGATGAGATTTTGCTCGTCGTGGACGCGATGACAGGTCAAGATGCCGTCAACGTAGCAGAGAGCTTTAACAGCCAGCTCGAATTGACTGGTGTGGTTCTCACGAAGCTCGACGGTGATACTCGAGGCGGTGCGGCACTGTCCGTCAAAGCTGTCACTGGCAAGCCGATCAAATTCGCGGCGATGGGTGAAAAGCTGGATGCGCTCGAACCGTTCCATCCGGATCGTATGGCTTCCCGTATTTTGGGTATGGGGGACGTCCTCAGCCTGATTGAAAAAGCACAGGCATCCGTGGATGAAGACAAAGCACGCGATATGGAACGCCAAATGCGTCAAGGTGAGTTTACCTTCGATATGTTCCTGGATTCCATGCAGCAGCTTCGCAACCTGGGTCCTTTTGAAGACATTCTCGGCATGCTGCCAGGAATGAACAAGATGAAGGGCAAAATGAACGTGGATGAGAAGCAGATTGCCCGTGTTGAAGCGATCGCCAAATCCATGACCAAACAAGAGCGCGCTAATCCTGATTTATTGAATGCTAGCCGTCGCAAGCGCATCGCAAGCGGAAGCGGAACGAGTATTCAAGAAGTCAATCGTTTCCTCAAGCAGTTCGAGGAAATGAAAAAGATGATGAAGCAATTCTCAGGCGCTGCTGACAAGATGGTCAAGAAGTCGAAGAAAAAAGGCTTCGGATTACCTTTCATGGGTAAAGGCGGAGGCAACAACCAGGGCGGGATGAACTTCCCTTTTAACTTCAAGCCACCGTTCAAGTAA
- a CDS encoding putative DNA-binding protein, translating to MLEKTNQVNLLFDFYAPLLKGKQQEYLELYYLDDLSLGEIAEMHEVSRQAVYDHIKRAEKQLFEYDQKLRLAERHEKRMAVLNRMNELVNELSESETRDELNTLLHQLSEMD from the coding sequence ATGTTAGAAAAGACCAATCAAGTCAATCTCTTGTTTGACTTTTACGCGCCGCTACTCAAGGGCAAGCAGCAAGAATATCTTGAGCTGTACTATCTGGACGATTTATCGCTCGGAGAAATTGCCGAGATGCATGAGGTCAGCCGCCAAGCTGTTTATGATCATATCAAGCGGGCAGAGAAGCAACTGTTCGAATACGATCAGAAGCTTCGCCTCGCTGAGCGTCATGAAAAGCGCATGGCCGTGTTGAATCGAATGAACGAGCTTGTAAATGAGCTGTCGGAGAGCGAGACAAGAGACGAGCTGAACACTTTGCTCCACCAACTGTCAGAGATGGATTAG
- a CDS encoding KH domain-containing protein: MKALVETIAKALVDHPNEVRVNAVDKERTLVFELSVHPDDMGKIIGKQGRIAKALRTVVIAASVETDKRVTVEIV; this comes from the coding sequence ATGAAAGCGCTGGTCGAAACGATCGCTAAAGCTCTCGTCGATCATCCGAATGAGGTTCGTGTTAACGCAGTGGACAAAGAGCGAACTCTCGTCTTTGAATTGTCGGTACACCCTGATGATATGGGGAAGATTATTGGCAAGCAAGGTCGAATCGCGAAAGCCCTGCGCACGGTCGTGATCGCCGCATCCGTGGAAACGGACAAGCGTGTCACGGTTGAAATTGTATGA
- the ylqF gene encoding ribosome biogenesis GTPase YlqF has protein sequence MTIQWFPGHMAKARRQVTEKLKLIDVVIELLDARLPLSSRNPMIDEIVSDKPRLILLNKADLADERATDEWIAYFRKEGIRTLPIDALSGKGVSKLPEMCKELAADMLAKRSERGMQGRAIRIMILGIPNVGKSSLINRLSKRSVAATGDRPAVTKAQQWVKMGDTLELLDTPGILWPKFEDQMVGLRLAASGAIKDELIDFTEVALFVISYMMHYYPERLIERFKLKELPEDRVEMLEEIGKKRGCLVSGGNIDYDKAAEIFLRELRSGKLGTISVERPIDWEMDEPIGKPVSFPE, from the coding sequence ATGACGATCCAATGGTTTCCTGGCCATATGGCTAAAGCACGTCGTCAAGTAACGGAAAAGCTGAAATTAATTGATGTAGTCATCGAGCTTCTCGATGCACGTCTGCCGCTTTCCAGCCGTAATCCGATGATTGACGAGATTGTCAGTGATAAACCACGTTTGATATTACTGAACAAAGCAGATTTGGCGGATGAACGGGCAACAGATGAGTGGATCGCTTATTTTCGCAAGGAAGGCATTCGCACATTGCCGATTGATGCTCTGAGTGGAAAAGGTGTCAGCAAGCTGCCAGAAATGTGTAAGGAGCTAGCTGCTGACATGCTGGCAAAGCGCAGTGAGCGTGGGATGCAAGGTCGTGCCATCCGCATCATGATCTTGGGAATCCCTAATGTCGGCAAGTCTTCCCTCATTAACCGCTTGTCCAAGCGCTCCGTAGCGGCAACAGGTGATCGTCCGGCAGTAACCAAGGCGCAACAATGGGTAAAAATGGGCGATACACTGGAGCTTCTCGATACGCCTGGTATTCTTTGGCCGAAATTTGAAGATCAGATGGTAGGTCTGCGATTGGCGGCAAGTGGTGCAATTAAAGACGAGCTCATCGATTTTACGGAGGTAGCATTATTTGTTATCAGCTACATGATGCATTACTATCCGGAACGCCTGATCGAACGCTTCAAGCTAAAAGAATTGCCTGAGGATCGAGTAGAAATGCTCGAAGAAATCGGGAAGAAGCGCGGATGCCTCGTTTCTGGCGGAAATATCGACTATGACAAGGCAGCAGAAATTTTCCTGCGTGAGCTGCGTTCCGGTAAGCTGGGAACGATCTCTGTCGAACGCCCGATTGACTGGGAAATGGACGAACCGATTGGTAAGCCAGTATCTTTTCCAGAATAA
- the rimM gene encoding ribosome maturation factor RimM (Essential for efficient processing of 16S rRNA), with protein MNTLSQNSFYGVGKLVNTHGLRGEVRVTPTTDFPDQRFRKGNELYLFHPTLSEPLKLKIVSRRSHKNFEIVSFQGYEHINDIEKYKGGELKIPEEALMELEEDEFYIHQLVGCVVVTDEGEELGKIVDVMQPGANDVWVVKGKRGEILLPYIDECIKEVDIANKRVVCHLMEGLL; from the coding sequence ATGAACACGTTGAGCCAAAATAGCTTTTACGGAGTAGGCAAACTGGTTAATACGCATGGGCTGCGTGGTGAAGTACGTGTAACACCAACGACTGACTTTCCAGATCAGCGTTTTCGCAAAGGAAATGAGCTGTACTTGTTCCATCCGACACTCAGTGAGCCGCTAAAATTGAAAATCGTTTCTCGCCGCTCGCATAAAAATTTTGAGATTGTGAGCTTTCAAGGCTATGAGCATATTAACGATATCGAAAAGTACAAAGGCGGAGAGCTGAAAATTCCAGAGGAAGCGCTGATGGAATTAGAAGAGGACGAGTTCTACATTCATCAGCTCGTCGGCTGCGTCGTAGTAACCGATGAGGGCGAAGAACTGGGGAAAATCGTGGATGTCATGCAGCCAGGAGCAAACGATGTGTGGGTAGTGAAGGGAAAACGAGGAGAAATCTTGCTGCCGTATATCGATGAATGCATCAAGGAAGTGGACATCGCGAACAAACGTGTGGTCTGCCATCTGATGGAAGGCTTGCTGTAG
- the ftsY gene encoding signal recognition particle-docking protein FtsY: MSFFKRLRDAIVHKSEEVTQKFTDGLAKTRDLLVEKVEDLVRRYKKIDDDFFDELEEILITSDVGVNTVMELIDDLRTEVRKQKIENAIDLQPILSEKLVALLKNDDAADTTLNVEDGRLNVILFVGVNGVGKTTTIGKMAHMFKQQNKKVLLAAGDTFRAAAIEQLEVWGERVGVDVIKQQQGSDPAAVIYDAIQAAKSRQVDVLLCDTAGRLQNKVNLMEELAKVHRVLQRELPGAPHEVLLVLDATTGQNALSQAKTFGQSAGVTGLVLTKLDGTAKGGIVIAIRNELNIPVKYVGLGERMDDLQQFDPEQFVHALFAGLIQKDETEEQENA; this comes from the coding sequence ATGAGTTTTTTCAAACGCCTTCGTGATGCTATTGTCCATAAGTCCGAAGAGGTCACCCAGAAGTTTACGGATGGTTTGGCTAAAACGAGAGACCTGCTAGTAGAAAAAGTAGAGGATCTGGTACGTCGCTACAAAAAGATCGACGATGACTTTTTTGATGAACTAGAGGAAATTTTGATTACGTCCGATGTGGGCGTTAATACCGTAATGGAGCTCATTGACGACTTGCGGACAGAGGTGCGCAAACAAAAAATCGAGAATGCGATCGACCTGCAGCCCATTCTCTCGGAAAAACTGGTTGCCCTTTTGAAAAATGATGATGCTGCCGATACGACTCTGAATGTAGAGGACGGTCGTCTAAATGTCATTTTGTTCGTAGGAGTAAACGGCGTAGGGAAAACAACTACGATCGGTAAAATGGCGCATATGTTCAAACAGCAAAATAAAAAAGTGCTCCTGGCAGCAGGTGACACGTTCCGTGCAGCAGCGATTGAACAGCTGGAGGTTTGGGGAGAGCGTGTTGGAGTTGACGTAATCAAGCAGCAGCAAGGCTCTGATCCAGCTGCAGTGATCTACGATGCGATTCAGGCAGCCAAATCCCGACAGGTCGATGTCCTGTTGTGCGATACTGCAGGTCGCTTGCAAAACAAAGTCAATCTCATGGAAGAGCTGGCGAAGGTTCACCGCGTATTGCAACGCGAATTGCCAGGAGCTCCGCACGAGGTCTTGCTAGTTTTGGACGCTACGACTGGGCAAAATGCACTCTCGCAGGCGAAAACGTTTGGGCAGTCTGCTGGAGTAACAGGCTTAGTCCTGACCAAGCTGGATGGTACAGCAAAGGGCGGTATCGTCATTGCGATTCGCAACGAGCTGAACATTCCGGTGAAATACGTCGGCTTGGGTGAAAGAATGGATGACTTGCAGCAGTTTGATCCTGAGCAATTTGTTCATGCGCTGTTTGCTGGATTGATCCAAAAAGATGAAACGGAAGAGCAGGAAAACGCGTAA